In Galactobacillus timonensis, the genomic window CTCGCCCGCCGGCGGCAGAAGAAAACGGACAGGCAGGGACAGAAGGAGTAAATATCTATGGAATATGATGTCATCATCATCGGCGGCGGAATCGGCGGCCTGATGTGCGCCTGGAGACTGGCAGAAGAGAAGCCGGATCTGAAGATCCTGATTCTTGAAAAGGGCAGAAAGCTCGAAGACCGCAGCTGCCCGATCGTGGCCGGAAAGTCGGAGCGCTGCCTTAAGTGCAAACCATGCGCCATCATGGAAGGCATGGCCGGTGCCGGCGCTTTTTCCGATGGAAAATACAACATTACGGCGGAATACGGAGGCTGGCTGCCGGACTATATGCCAGCTGAAACTGTCGTCAGCTACATTGAGCAGGCGGATCAGATTCTGCAGAAGTGCGGCGCTGACAATGAACGCTACATGCCGGATTCGCAGCTGAAGGCGGAGTGTCTCAAGTATGACCTGCACATGCAGCAGGCGCAGGTCAAGCATCTTGGCACCGATGCCAACTACGGAACGATGCTGCGGATGATCAGGACTCTTGAAGAAAAAATTACCATCGAGACACTTGCCGACGTGACGGATGTGGACAAGGAACATCATACGGTTTCCTATGTACAGCAGGGCAGGGAACATACGGTTTCCGGTGATTCGATTATTTTTGCGGTCGGCCGCATCGGCAACCGGATGTTTGAGGAGTGGTGCCGGCGCAATCACATTGCCATGACCAACAACCAGGTCGACATCGGTGTGCGCGTTGAGCTGCCGTATGAGATCTGGGAACCGTTCTCCAGGAAGATCTATGAACCGAAGATCTACTACAAGGCGGGACATTACGGCGACAAGGTCCGTATGTTCTGCTTCAATGAGCGCGGCTATGTTGTTACGGAAAACTCCGACGGCGTTCTGACGGTCAACGGCCATTCCTACAAGGATGCGGCCCGCCAGTCCAGCAACAGCAACTTCGCTCTGCTTTCGAGCACCTTCTTTACGGAACCCTTTGATCAGCCGGTGGAATATGCGCGCTACGTCGCTTCCCTTGCCAACAAGATTTCCGGCGGCTATGTGCTAGTGCAGAGGCTGGGAGATCTGGAAAGCGGTCAGCGGACAACGACATCGCGTCTTGCCCAGTCCAGTGTGCGGCCGACACTTGCGGCGGTTCCGGGCGATCTGAGTCTGTGCATGCCGAAGCGTCAGCTGGATAACATCATTGAAACGCTTCATGCGCTGAATGCGGTAGCGCCGGGAACAGCCAACTACGATACGCTGCTGTACGGCGTCGAGTGCAAATATTACAGTGCGCGGCCGGCCTGCCATGACTTTGAACTTGACGGTACGCAGCACATTTACGCTCTTGGTGACGGAGCGGGATTTACGCGTTCCCTTTCCCAGGCGGCCGCCAACGGCCTGATTGTGGCGGATCATATGCTGAAGTCCGGGAACAATCATGGCTGAGGATTACGGCTTTCTGCGTCCCGACCGGCTTCCGGATGTTTCCTATAGCGAGCAGCGTCTTGCGCATCTTGATCTTCCATGGTTTACGACCCAGGAAACAAACGCGCTTGCCAGGAACCATTGCGGCGCAGCTGCAGCTGCCAATGTTTTTCTGTATCTCTGCTCGATCCATCATCGTTTTCCGAAAGATGGCGACCGGATTGCATTCTTCAAGGATGTCCACCGCTATGTGGGCGATGGACCTCTTTTGAGTATTTCAGGACAGATGGCAGCCTATGCCCTGATGCACCGGATTCCTCTTCAGTTTTATCCTGTGTTTGGCTTCCGGGGGATTCAACAGGCGATCAGCAAAGGAAGAATTGTATCCGTTCAGCTGATGTACAGTCCCAATGTCGGCCATTGGACACTGTGCACCGGCTGGCGCGTGGATCAGGACGGCACAAGGTATCTGAGGCTGGTGAGCGGCTGGAAAGGGGATGCAGATACCTTTTACTGTCTGGACCGTGACAACGGCTGTCATCTGATTACCTCGACGGCTTATTATTGGAGGGGAGAATCCTATGCCTAAGGTTCTGCTGGTATTTGCCATCGCTGCCTCGTGTCTGTTTTCGTCGGGCTGCTCCTCTTCCGCCTCTGCAGCTGTTCCGCCGGTATATGAGGATGTGACGGAAGCATGGCTGCAGAACAGGATCGATGCGTTTCTTGAGGATGGCAGCTCTCTTCTTGATCAGACGGCGGATGGCGATGCGATTATCTGGAGCGTTCGCTCCGGGGCGGCCGAGATCCGTGACAACTGTCTGTACAAGACGGAAGAGGCGAAGGAATACGAACCGGTCGTATTGGACGCCACTGTCAACGGCACTTCCTATACGCTGGATCACCTGTTATTGCTGGATCCGTATGTCGGCTATCTGATTCCGTATTTTGAAGCCAGCGGGGAGACGATGGAACAATTGAAACTCGGCTATACCTACAATGGCACCTACTGGTTTAAGCTGAACAATGATCAGCCGGTACTGAAGCCTTCCAAGGGAACGCAGCGTCTGAGGGATCCTTCGTTTGTACGAAGAAGGGACGGCAGTCTGGAGCTGCTGGCGACGCAGGGGTTCAACAATCCCGAAATCTATGCCTTTGAGCTGAAGGACGGTACACAGTTTACCGGTGAACGTCTTCTGAAGGTCAACCGTTCCTCTGATCAGATGTCGATGAGCCAGACACAGGCCTGGGCCCCCGAGGCGTTCTATGACCGCCGGATCGATCGCTATGTAATCTACTGGTCGTCGATCGAAGACGGGGCGATCTATTACAATACGACGAAAAATTTTAAAACTGTATCGCTGCCTTCCGTCCTGTTTGAGACCGGCTATCCGATCATTGACGGTACGCTGCAGAAAGACGATGGCAGCTGGGTCATGATCTGGAAGGATGAGCGAAGTCCGGCCCGCAAATATGCCTGGCTGTACCGTTCGGAGGGAAGCGATTGGAACGCCCTGACGCAGACAGAGGAAAAACCGCTGATCTCCTGGCATCCTCTGGAAGGACCGCTGGTACTGAAGGATTTCGGTACGGGCATGTACTATATCGCCGCCGATGACTATACCCGCGGAAGATTCCGTATCTTTGAGAGCGAAGATCTTCTGCACGGTCACTTCCGTACAACCGAAGCGGAAGTCATGGTCCCCTTTGAACATCCTGCCCATGCCAGCGCGACGCCAGTCACGTGGAAGGAACTGGAACGGGTGATGAATGCGTTCGGCGCCTGAAGCAACCCCTGAAAAAAAACCGGATGAGCGGATCATGATCTGATCCATCCCATCCGTTTTTTTTCCTGATCTTTTCGACGAACGGATTACTTATGAGCCATCTGCGCCTGAACAGCCGTCAGAGCGATGACACCAACAATATCCTGCCAGTAGCAGCCGCGGGAGAGGTCATTGACCGGAGCTGCAAGTCCCTGCAGCATCGGGCCGTAAGCTTCTGCACCGCCAAGGCGCTGAACCAGCTTGTAGCCGATATTTCCGGCATCGATGTTCGGGAAAATCAGAACATTGGCATGGCCGGCAACCGTGGAACCCGGAGCCTTGCGCTGTCCGACTTCCGGATCGAGAGCTGCATCGAGCTGCAGTTCACCATCGCAGTCAACATTCGGATATTCGGTCTTGGCAATGTTGACAGCGTTGACAACCTTGTCAACCAGGGCATGCTTTGCGGATCCCTTGGTCGAATGGGACAGGAAGGCAACATGTGCCTTGGCACCGACAAATGCCTCAAAGGATTCAGCGGAGTCAGCCGCAATCGCAGCGAGCTGTTCCGGATCCGGATCCTGATTCAGAGCGCAGTCCGCAAAGACAAACGTTCCATTTTCTCCATACTTGCAGTTGGGAACATCCATGACGAAGAATCCCGAAGCGAGCTTCTTGCCCGGAGCGGTACGCAGAACCTGCAGAGCAGGGCGAAGCGTATTTGCCGTCGAGTGGCAGGCACCCGAAACGACACCATCCGCATCACCGTTCTTAACCATGACGACAGCGAACATCGTCTTGTCCGTCAGAAGCGTCTGCTTGGCAAGATCATAGGTCATGCCTTTCTTTTCGCGGATCTTTGCAAGAAGCGTAGCATAGGCATCGAGCTTGTCGCTGGTTTCCGGATTGATTACTGTCACACCTTCCAGTGAAACACCGTATTTTGCGGCATCCGCATTGGCAACAGCCGGATCGCCGAGAACGATGATATTGGCGAGATCCTCCTTCACTGCTTCCGCAGCAGCACGGATGACACGCTCATCCTCCGCCTCCGGAAGTACAATGGTCTTCTTATTGGCGCGGGCCTTTGCCTTGATTCCATCAATAAATGACATATTTGACTCTGAAAGCCTCCTCTTTCTTTAGTGATTTTACACTTCTCACAGCTATAATGAACAGGATGAATGCAAAGAAATTGATTGCCGCCGTCCTTGCTGCGGGGCTGGGTGTGCTTGCCGCATGCCAGTCTTCGCCGACGGAAAAGACGGATCAGAACGGTCCCTATATCAACATGACGCAGTATGAATTTACAACGACGGTCGGAACGCCGATCAACTTTACAAATATTTCCGGCTATGACGATTACGATGGACTGCTGAATACGCACCTGGAAGGGTACGTTGATTACAATACGGCAGGAGACTATTATCCAAGCATCACCTGCACCGATTTTTCCGGGAATAAAACATCCGTTCCGATTACGATCCACGTTCTGCCTGCACTGGAAGAAGGCGAATCCAAGGCATCTGCAGAGCCGACTGCTTCCGCAGAAAGCGGCTGTCCCGGGGCAAGTGATCCTTCCCAGGCCTGTGACGTTGTGCTTGATGATACAGTTTCCCGGTATTCACAGCTGTTTTACGGCAGTCAGGGCAGCGAAGCCTGCCAGGCGCTTCTTGAAGAAGACGATGGCCGCAGCTGTCAGCCGGTATACCGCAACGATGGGAAGCTGTGGGGGTATGGCCTTCTGGAAGCTCAGGATGACACTGACACGCAGTAATAATTCACACGAAATCACCCAAAATAAAACGAACTCCGCTGAAGGAGTTCTTTTTTGGAATCAGGAAATTGTATTTTCGCCTTCCGTTATCGTGGAAGTGTCATCGGTAATGGTGATGAGATTGGTTGCCAGCCAGGAATCACCGTCCCGGACAAAGAAGATCTGATAGGTACTTGCATAGGTCTTTACGTTGGTACCCGCCGTGACAACGACATTGTAGGAAATGGTTCCGACAAAGGCATCATCCCCCAGGGGCATGACATCGGAAATGGCAATGTCCTGGAAGTCTATGGAGTCATGCGAAGAGAAGTACTGGTTATCCAGAGAGCGGATCGCATAGTAGAACTCGGTATTGGGATACAGATGCCGGCGCAGGTCATAGAACGTACCGTCCTTGGTGATATAGCGGGAATAGGCCATGGCCGTATCCTCAATGTTCTGCGCAAATTCCGAATACTGTTCGGCCGTCGGCTTTGGACCGATGTAATAGTGGTTGCCGGAATAATCCCGCACCGCCATGTTGTTTTCACTGTCTTCCGGTACCGGTTCGGGAGCACGTACCAGGTTTTCTACGGTATACCGTGTCACGGTGGGGAAGGTATCGTCAATCGAAAGACTTTCAAAGGCAAGTGGAATATGGTCTCCTTCACTGGCAAAGGAAGAAGACGAAATCGGCACATCATTGATCCGGAATGCCGCATCATTCAGCACATCGAACGTATAGGAACCGCCGCTGACCACGGTCCGTACCTTCCAGGTGGAACTGCCTTCGGGCTTGTAGGTTTCCAGCGTCGAAACCTTGCTGGAAAGATAGTAGGCGTCGTAGTAGCGCATGCCCGTGTCCGTCTCTTCGACAAGCGAGTAGGTGTAGCCGTTGGCATGGTTGTCGCCATAGGTATAGATGAGGTAGGTGATCAGATTTTCCTTCGTATTCACTTCCGTGAAATAGGTGGAATCGGTGCGGTAGATCTCATCCCAGTTATGGTCCGCAACATTTTTCATATACCGGTTCATGGCGCCAGTAACACTCTGACGCTCATAACGGGCGAGCCAGAAGTACTCATAGCCAAGTCCCGCCGCGCAGAGAATCAGGGTCACAATGAAAACCCGCAGGAGCCGGGAATAGAAACGGCCCCATGCCTTGAGCTGTTCCATGCGGGCGGCGTTCTTTTTCCGGCGCTTTGCGATCTGTTTTTCCAGTTCCTTCTCTTTTTCGTCTTTTACTTCACCAGCCATGCGGTAGGAACGCTCCTGTCTGAGTTCATCGAAACAATACTGTTGATAATTTCGCCATTGTAAACCATGATGCTGGAAGAGCCGCCGTCAAGGTTCACCGCTACCACAGCTCCATACTGCAGCATCAGATCCTGGCAGTTTGCATAGGTTGCGCCCAGCGAGTTGGGCTGACGGCCGTCAATGATCAGCAGCAGCACGGCACCATCCGCACGCTGACCGATGACGGTACGCGGATTAATGCCGCCGCCGGTTCCGGTAATCGGAAGGGCATGACCATCATAGACAAGGACCGGGCCGAAGGTGACCGCATCGACCAGACCCCATTCCAGAGCCTGGGCACCCGTCATATCGCCGGCAATCAGATGATGCTCGGCATTGAAGCCGGCAACCGTGCCCCAGGTCGTTTCTGTTCCTGCGACGAGCTGCCCGTCCTTGATCACGATGCCCTGGGGAATGGAACCATCGCCCTGACCGTTAGGGTCATCGAAGCCGCCGGCATTGATTCCGGCAACGGCGCCGTCCGCCTGCACATAGTCCAGGACACTGTAACCCTGGGTTGGATCCTCCATCAGCAGATTGACGCCCAGATCGATGCGGCTCGGATCGCGGACGATCATCAGCTTTCCCTTATAGGTAGAGCCCTGAATGTCGATGATTTCAAGGTCATCCTTCTCATCTTCCGGAATGTTGAATTCCGTAGTATCATCGTCGCTCACATTGGCATCGACGGAAATGACCTGGTTCTTCGACAGCATCTGCTGGATTTCTTCATCCGTAAACATGAAGTTGATCACGGCCCGTCCGCGGCGCGTTTCCCACATTGTCGTTACGACCATATCGGAAAAGGTCTGGGAAGGGCCCTTCAGGACGATCAGCAGCGCAATATATCCTGTCAGTCCAAGCGTCAGCGCCTCTACGAGAATCAGAATCAGCGTCTGATGCCCGAAGCGCTTGAGACGGGTTTTGAGATGGACTTTCTTCTTTTTTCCCTTTTTTTTCTGGTTCGACATTTATTCTCCGATCGGCAAAGAATACGCCGTCTGAATCAGCGGTATTATACCATTCACGCTCTGAGCAAAATATTTGTATTCCTTAAGAGGGGATGAAATAATCATGCTATACCTGAACAGGAGGAATAAATCATGGTAGAAAAGATTGAATCGGAAGCTGCTTATGATGCAGTTCTTGCCAATAACGGCAGCGTATTTGTGGATTTCTATGCAGACTGGTGCGGACCCTGCAAGATGGTCGGACCGGTTGTCGACAAGATTTCGGACACGGTAGCGAGCGTAAAGTTCGTCAAGGTCAACGTAGATGACTTCCCTGAAATTGCTCAGCGCTATGGCATTATGTCGATCCCGACGCTGATCGCCTTCAAGAATGGTCAGCCGGTTGATCAGATCCTCGGCTTCCATCCGGAAGAAGAGCTGCGTGCTCTGATCGCCAAGATCGCCTGAGTGATTATTGATCAGGTTCATCCGCCCGGAATATCCGGGCTTTTTTTGTACATGAAAAGTTTCTGGACAGATTCCACTTTTCAGGAAATCTTCACATGCCAAAGTATTTGAATTTTTGTATTCATGATGGAATGAACAATAATACAGTTCAAACGAACAGGAGGAATCAGATCAATGACACGGATCGGAATCATCGGCAAAGACGGGGCCGAAAAGGTGATGGAGCTTCCGTTGAATGAAGAGGAGAAGACGAAATTCCATGCCTGCGCCTCCAGTATCCGGGCAACCATGGATATTGCCGATCATCTTGCCTGATTGATTCTGTGTCGCCTCCTGCCTATTCCTGTATGATGAAGGCAGCAGGAGTTTCACTATGGTCAGATACGGAATCCTTGGGGCAGGGAAGATTGCCCACCGCTTTGCGGATTCATTGCGCCTGGAAGGCGATGAGCTTTACGCCATCAGCGGGCGAAACGAAGAAAAGCTCAATGCCTTTGCCCGGGAACATCCATGTCAGAAGATCTACCTTTCTCATGAAGAACTGATCGAAGACCCTAATATCGAAGCCGTCTATCTTTCGCTTCCGAATTTCATGCATGAAGAATGGGCGTGCCGTGCCATGCGGCAGAAAAAAGCAGTACTCTGCGAAAAGCCGGCCGCAATCAACGAATCAGAAATGCGTAAGATCCGGGCCGTTTCCCAACAGAGGCTTGTTCTGTTCATGGAAGCGATGAAGTGCCGCTTTACGCCTGCCTTTACAAAAGCAGTACAGCTGCTGTCATCCGGCACAATCGGAGAGCTGAAGAACATTCTGGTACAGAACGGATCTGTTCTTGATCCGGTACAATGCCGGGACCGTTATTATATGAAGCCGGAACTTGGCGGGGGATGTTTACTGGATGTTGGCTGCTATGGCGTCAGCTGGCTTCAGACCTATCTTGGCAATGACCTTCAGGTCATTGAATCACAGGTGCATCAGGGTACGGTAGATCTTTATGTCGATGCCCGGATGGAAGGAAACGGGATCGGGGGCCGGCTGATCTGTGCCTTTGATACAAAACTGGAATCAAAGGCTGTTTTTACCGGTACCGGTGGAACAATGGAAGTATGGCCCATGCACCGTCCGGATCATATCGCAATCCGGAACAATGAAAAGACAGTGGAACTTTCCATTCCCTATGACGGTGACGATTTTTCCGGCGAAATCCGCCACTTTGACAATCTTCTGCGCAGTTACACGCGGCAGAGTGATGTCATGTCACTGGCGGATTCGTGTGCATGCGCAGCCATTCTGGACCGGATACGGGCTTCGTTTCCGTCTTCGCACTGAAGCAGGTTTTTCAACGATCCTGTACGGATCAGTGGACATCAGCCTGACTGAATTCCCATTAGCTGCACAAGAAAAAAATGACTTCTGATGTATATAATATCGTTATTGGTTTTTGTGATTTTTGATCTGATCTTTACATGGGGAAGGGGAACCTGATGAAAAAGCGGCGGAGAAGGTTAATGGTGATCGAGCTGATCTATACGGTGGTTCTGCTCGTTTTCTGGCTGATTCTGATGCATTATTATGCGCCGTTAACGACATATTCAATTCCGCTGTTTGCGGCCTTCTTTGCCGGAGCGCTTCTTTTGATCTGGTTTTTGGGACCGGCGTTTTCCCGCTGGCTGCTTTTGGTGTACGGCGGTATCTTTACGGCCTATGTTGTTTCGCAGACCTGCTATTTCCGGGCGTTCAAATCGTATTACCGCTGGAATACGGTCAAGGATCTTGCCTCTGAAGTGACGAAAGCTGCCGACAGTGCTGCTGCCTTTGTTCAGAAGCAGGATCTTGTCTTTCTAATTGGCTTTCTTGCGATTCAGATTGTCTTCATTGTTCTGTTCTTCCGCTTTGAAAAAGGAGCCTACCGCTGGAACAAGACCTGGAAGTTCCGTCTTGTGTGCCTGGTCGTTTCAATTGCGCTGGGAGCAGGGAGTTTAACGGTATACAAAAAGAAGATCGGCGCGCTGGCAACGGATGACGGCGATTCCATGTACCTGTCGGATTCCTATCTTTATGAGAGGCTTCCGAATTCTCTGCAGGTCGTCAGCCGCTTTGGGCTATTGCCCTATGCAGTGCGGGATACGCAGTTGTTTCTGAACGGGTCGGATACGGATTCCATCGAAACAATGCGCAGCGATGTTGAATCCTTCCTTGCCCTGCGACCGGACCAGGAGACCAATGACTATACAGGTATGTTTGCCGGTAAAAATGCCTTCTTCATTCAGGCGGAGTCGTATAACCGGGCGGCGCTGGATCCGGATCTGACACCGAATCTCTGGAAGATGTATTCCAACGGTCTGCGCATCCAGGGCTTTAACACACCTGCCCTGCAGGGTTCTACCAGTGATACGGAGTTCATGGCCAATGTGTCTCTGATTCCCAACGGAGAGGGACATGCGGCCTGCTACGAGTATTCGTACAACACCTATCCGACGGCGCTTGCTCGAATGTTCCAGGAGAACGGCTACGGCACCACGGCCTATCACAACAATTACGGGGAATATTACAACCGCAAGCAGACCATGATCCAGTACGGCTACGATTCCTTCCTTGACTGTACGGATATGGGACTGAGTGATGCGTCTTCGGATACAGCGGTCATGCAGGTGATGCAGTACATGTACGATGCCAGCAGTGAGCCGTTCATGGGATACTGGATTTCCTACAGCGGCCATCAGCCCTATACGCTGGATGCGGTCGGCGTGACGGAAGAAAATGTCACCAGGGTACGTGAAAAATATCCGGATCTTCAGGATGACTATGTTTCCTATCTGGCCAAGAACATGGATCTGGACCAGGCCATCGGCATGCTGGAAGACAAGCTGCAGCAGGCGGGTCTTCTGGATGACACGGTATTCATTGTCTTCGGCGATCATGAAGCGAAGGAACTTGATTTCTGGGGCGACAGCCCGTTCTATAAGCAGACCGGAATCACAGCCGAAGACTACTATCGCTACACGGATCTTTATTTCTACTGCAGCGATATGGAAACGGGAAGGGAGTATGACAAGGTCGCGACGACACTGGATCTGGTTCCGACGGTTGCCAATCTCTGGGGCTTTACGATCGATACACATCAGATTCTTGGCCGCGACATCTTTGATTCGGACTATACCGGCTTCTTCTTCAGTCTCTGGGATGCGTGGAAGACGGACCATTATTCCTGGGATTTTGTCAATGACAGGTACACATTCTTCGACAATTATGATCCGGAGCTTGCGCGTCAGGAGATGATGTACGGCATGGAGGAGGAGCGGATTTCGCTGGAGCTGCTGAAGTGCGATTATTTCGGCAACGGGGCGGGAATCGGCGAATATGAAAAGCATCCAATCAATGAAGCATGGTAAGATGTTGGAAATGACAGATTCCAGGAAAAAAGTTGCCGTTCTGATTCCCTGCTACAACGAGGAGCTGACCATCAAAAGCGTCATCGATGATTTTCATGCGGTTCTTCCCGAAGCGGAAATCTATGTCTATGACAATAACTGCAGCGACCGTACGGCTGAAATTGCGAAAGCCGCGGGTGCCATCGTCCGCAAAGAGACAAGGCAGGGAAAGGGAAACGTTGTACGTTCCATGTTCCGGCAGATTGATGCGGATGCCTATGTGCTTGTGGATGGTGATAATACCTATCCGGCGGAAGAAATTGACCGTCTTCTCAAGCCTGTCCTGGAAGACGATGTTGACATGGCGATCGGCGATCGTCTGAGCAACGGTACCTACTACTCTGAAAACAAGCGGCCGTTTCATCAGTTTGGAAACAATCTGGTACGGGATCTGATCAACCGTCTGTTTCATGGCAGTATTCACGACATCATGACCGGCTACCGGGTGTTCAGCCGCCGCTTTGTCAAGTGTATGCCGGTGCGGTCGGAAGGCTTTCAGATTGAAACCGAGATGACGGTATTTGCGCTGGTGATGCGGATGAAGATCTGTGAAGAGCCGATCTCGTATCGGGACCGTCCGGCCGGTTCGTTCTCGAAGCTGAATACGTTTCATGACGGCTTCCGCGTCCTTAAGACGCTCTTTGATCTCTACAAGGACTATCGGCCGATGTTTTTCTTCTTCTGGTTTTTCGTGGTTCTCTTTGGGGCCGGTATCATTCTTCTGCACACGAGGCTTCAGGCCGCGGGTCTGGTCATTACCATTGCAGCCATATCCCTGATGGCGACAGGCATTGTCCTTGACTCCGTCAAGAATCTGAAGATCCAGTACCTTGAAGAAGTGCTGAATCAGTACGATGAGAGCCATTCGGATTTCGATTGATAAAGTTATGAAATGGATATTTATTCTCAGCATCGTCGCGATCATCCTGTTTGAAGGGATGGGAACTGCTGTTCTTGCGCGGCTTCATATTGCCAGCGGCCGTTTCAGTGCCCCTTATGGTGCGGCGGTTTTTCTGGCGCTCTGTGCGATCGGCTATTATCCGATTCAGCTGGTTCACGGGTCCTTTCTGTGGATTCAGATCATCACGGCTCTGGTTGCGCTGTCTGCTGTTGGCTGTACCATCCGCCACTGGCGCGATGTGGTCTATGAATTTTCGCGGAAGGAAATCTGGATCATCATCGTTTCGCTGATCGTTTTTCTGGCGGTTCTTTACCAGTGCCATCCGGATCTTGAATATTCGGATGCGCCGATGTATCTGAACAACATTGCCCAGAACATTCATAATCCGCAGATTAATCTCTTCAATCTCTATACGGGAAAGACGGGTGCGGAATGGGATGCGCTGTACCTTTACCAGGGCTATTATCAGCTCGTTTCGGTGTATGCCTCCATCCTTCTGGATCTGAAATCAATCCCCGTCCTCAAATCCGTCATCTGGGGTATTGGCACCATTTACAATGTCCTGGCAGCGATGCTGGTGGTGAATATTGTCAAGAAGCTGGATATTTCCAAGCGCTGGCAGAAGATTGTTCTGCTTGTGTTTGCGCTGTTCTATCTGAATTTCTACTATTGGCGGATCATTGATGCCTACTATGGAAACACGTGGCGCAGTTTCTTCATCACGATGCTGATGTTCCTGATCTATCGCTGGCTGGCCGGTGATTTCCGCGACTCTTCGGCGCGCTGGATTCTTGCGCTGGTGTCGTTTGCCGGCATCGCTTCCTCAAGTTCCTATCTGCCGGTGTCTTTTGCGGCGCTGTCGATTTTTGCAATGTATCTTTGTTTTCTTCGGCGGGACAATGTGTTCTACAACCTTTCGTGGATTGTTCTGCCGCTGGTCATTTATGCGTGCATTCTTCTGCATCGCACCCATCCTGCGGCAGGCATCGGTCTGGCCCTGATTTTCCTTGTCTACTACTGCTTTTCACAGAAGGATCGGGTTCAGGATGTTCTGGTCAGAGTGGATGACTGGTTTGCAAGACATGCGAAGCTGCTGTTTGTCTTTGTTCTGCCGCTATTGCTGATGGGATACAGTCTCTACATGCACATTGCGGATCCGGACTATCTCTATGACTATGAATATTTCTTCCGCAACCATCAGGACGTGGACATGGTCAAGGATTATTTCTTTGTCTATTCCAACTGGGCTGACAATCTGATCAATGTTCTGCGCTGGGGCGGCGTGGTTCTGGTATGCCGCAATGCCCTGACGTCGGATGAGCGTTATCTTCGCTTCAACTTCCTGATGATGATCGTGATTTTCATGAATCCGCTGTGTACGCCGACAATCGCAAAGTTCCTTGCGAGCAACGTATTCTACCGGATCTGGGAAGTGATGTTCAATCCGTTTACGGAGCTGTATCTGCTTGGAGCGTGGATGAAGGCCGGCGAAAAAAAGAAGTGGCTTCCGGCGGCTGTCTCCTCGGTTTTGGTCCTTGTGACTGTTTACAGCAATGTTGAGGCATTGCGTGCCAATCGCAGCTATCAGTACGGTTTCTATGTGGAAAACAAGGAATTCTATGATCCCCTGAGCAAGATTGAGCCGGAGTCCGA contains:
- a CDS encoding NAD(P)/FAD-dependent oxidoreductase, whose amino-acid sequence is MEYDVIIIGGGIGGLMCAWRLAEEKPDLKILILEKGRKLEDRSCPIVAGKSERCLKCKPCAIMEGMAGAGAFSDGKYNITAEYGGWLPDYMPAETVVSYIEQADQILQKCGADNERYMPDSQLKAECLKYDLHMQQAQVKHLGTDANYGTMLRMIRTLEEKITIETLADVTDVDKEHHTVSYVQQGREHTVSGDSIIFAVGRIGNRMFEEWCRRNHIAMTNNQVDIGVRVELPYEIWEPFSRKIYEPKIYYKAGHYGDKVRMFCFNERGYVVTENSDGVLTVNGHSYKDAARQSSNSNFALLSSTFFTEPFDQPVEYARYVASLANKISGGYVLVQRLGDLESGQRTTTSRLAQSSVRPTLAAVPGDLSLCMPKRQLDNIIETLHALNAVAPGTANYDTLLYGVECKYYSARPACHDFELDGTQHIYALGDGAGFTRSLSQAAANGLIVADHMLKSGNNHG
- the trxA gene encoding thioredoxin, yielding MVEKIESEAAYDAVLANNGSVFVDFYADWCGPCKMVGPVVDKISDTVASVKFVKVNVDDFPEIAQRYGIMSIPTLIAFKNGQPVDQILGFHPEEELRALIAKIA
- a CDS encoding phosphodiester glycosidase family protein — translated: MSNQKKKGKKKKVHLKTRLKRFGHQTLILILVEALTLGLTGYIALLIVLKGPSQTFSDMVVTTMWETRRGRAVINFMFTDEEIQQMLSKNQVISVDANVSDDDTTEFNIPEDEKDDLEIIDIQGSTYKGKLMIVRDPSRIDLGVNLLMEDPTQGYSVLDYVQADGAVAGINAGGFDDPNGQGDGSIPQGIVIKDGQLVAGTETTWGTVAGFNAEHHLIAGDMTGAQALEWGLVDAVTFGPVLVYDGHALPITGTGGGINPRTVIGQRADGAVLLLIIDGRQPNSLGATYANCQDLMLQYGAVVAVNLDGGSSSIMVYNGEIINSIVSMNSDRSVPTAWLVK
- the pta gene encoding phosphate acetyltransferase; the encoded protein is MSFIDGIKAKARANKKTIVLPEAEDERVIRAAAEAVKEDLANIIVLGDPAVANADAAKYGVSLEGVTVINPETSDKLDAYATLLAKIREKKGMTYDLAKQTLLTDKTMFAVVMVKNGDADGVVSGACHSTANTLRPALQVLRTAPGKKLASGFFVMDVPNCKYGENGTFVFADCALNQDPDPEQLAAIAADSAESFEAFVGAKAHVAFLSHSTKGSAKHALVDKVVNAVNIAKTEYPNVDCDGELQLDAALDPEVGQRKAPGSTVAGHANVLIFPNIDAGNIGYKLVQRLGGAEAYGPMLQGLAAPVNDLSRGCYWQDIVGVIALTAVQAQMAHK
- a CDS encoding Gfo/Idh/MocA family protein, whose product is MVRYGILGAGKIAHRFADSLRLEGDELYAISGRNEEKLNAFAREHPCQKIYLSHEELIEDPNIEAVYLSLPNFMHEEWACRAMRQKKAVLCEKPAAINESEMRKIRAVSQQRLVLFMEAMKCRFTPAFTKAVQLLSSGTIGELKNILVQNGSVLDPVQCRDRYYMKPELGGGCLLDVGCYGVSWLQTYLGNDLQVIESQVHQGTVDLYVDARMEGNGIGGRLICAFDTKLESKAVFTGTGGTMEVWPMHRPDHIAIRNNEKTVELSIPYDGDDFSGEIRHFDNLLRSYTRQSDVMSLADSCACAAILDRIRASFPSSH
- a CDS encoding LTA synthase family protein, translated to MVIELIYTVVLLVFWLILMHYYAPLTTYSIPLFAAFFAGALLLIWFLGPAFSRWLLLVYGGIFTAYVVSQTCYFRAFKSYYRWNTVKDLASEVTKAADSAAAFVQKQDLVFLIGFLAIQIVFIVLFFRFEKGAYRWNKTWKFRLVCLVVSIALGAGSLTVYKKKIGALATDDGDSMYLSDSYLYERLPNSLQVVSRFGLLPYAVRDTQLFLNGSDTDSIETMRSDVESFLALRPDQETNDYTGMFAGKNAFFIQAESYNRAALDPDLTPNLWKMYSNGLRIQGFNTPALQGSTSDTEFMANVSLIPNGEGHAACYEYSYNTYPTALARMFQENGYGTTAYHNNYGEYYNRKQTMIQYGYDSFLDCTDMGLSDASSDTAVMQVMQYMYDASSEPFMGYWISYSGHQPYTLDAVGVTEENVTRVREKYPDLQDDYVSYLAKNMDLDQAIGMLEDKLQQAGLLDDTVFIVFGDHEAKELDFWGDSPFYKQTGITAEDYYRYTDLYFYCSDMETGREYDKVATTLDLVPTVANLWGFTIDTHQILGRDIFDSDYTGFFFSLWDAWKTDHYSWDFVNDRYTFFDNYDPELARQEMMYGMEEERISLELLKCDYFGNGAGIGEYEKHPINEAW